The following coding sequences are from one bacterium window:
- a CDS encoding STAS domain-containing protein, with translation MKIGRHEEGFVVVIEPKGKITIGEGDVLLREEITRLLGEEKKQLVLDLGGISYMDSAGVGELVSVYTSVKNRGGELKLSCLTKKIKDLLQITQLMTIFDTYETTQEAVSSFK, from the coding sequence ATGAAAATTGGTCGTCACGAAGAAGGGTTTGTCGTTGTCATTGAGCCTAAAGGAAAAATCACGATTGGGGAAGGAGACGTTCTGTTGCGGGAAGAGATTACGCGTCTCCTTGGGGAAGAGAAGAAACAGCTGGTTCTCGATCTTGGCGGCATATCGTATATGGATTCTGCGGGGGTCGGCGAGTTGGTGAGCGTTTATACATCGGTCAAGAATCGGGGGGGTGAACTTAAGCTTTCTTGTTTGACAAAGAAGATTAAGGATCTGCTTCAGATTACTCAGCTGATGACGATTTTCGACACCTACGAAACAACTCAAGAAGCTGTTTCCTCATTTAAGTAA
- a CDS encoding bifunctional (p)ppGpp synthetase/guanosine-3',5'-bis(diphosphate) 3'-pyrophosphohydrolase: MIRIEDIVEKVEKYQKNPDTDLIRQAYVFSAMVHKAQLRQSGEPYLIHPLEVASILCDMKLDTTSIVIGLLHDVVEDSATTVEQIEKYFGKEIAHVVDGVTKISKASFRSKEEQQAESFRKMILAMVDDLRVILVKLADRLHNMRTLQFLPPEKRSSIARETMEIYAPIAHRLGMSKIRSELQDLSLMHLDPESYSNVETRVEQKKKQVETFIEETQNTLKKKLRENGFTADIHYRIKGTFSIHDKMRRQRVDMDKVYDFVAFRIITDNIKNCYGILGIIHQLWRPIPGRFKDFISLPKPNLYQSLHTSVVSERGFQFEVQIRTQEMHRIAEEGIAAHWKYKEGKVVGGKDEEALRWLRHLVEWHREVSDNRDFMNAVRVELYPEEVYAFTPKGDIKEFPRGATPLDFAYSIHTDVGHQCIGARVNGKLVTLRYKLKNGDIVEILTQPNHNPSRDWLAIVQTSRARNKIKQWLNANERIKAIELGKKLLEKQIRKHKLNVRKVLKEDQLVSLLPDYGCTKIEDLYSSLGYGKVSAKQIVDRLIPQPVTPEGTVVAPPPEPPEEESKITAALKKALRIGTDEAVKVHGAHDLLVYLAKCCNPIRGEPIIGYITRGKGISVHSNKCPNLEKLLFNPERRIEVEWSGKEETPQQVKVSIWTEDKPGMLAEISTAIVNSKTNIRTVQAQTFPDKHGQIELILEIVDTKHLDRVLSSIRSVEGVLEVERILH; encoded by the coding sequence ATGATTCGTATCGAAGATATTGTCGAAAAGGTCGAGAAGTATCAAAAGAACCCGGATACTGATCTGATTCGTCAGGCTTATGTGTTTTCAGCCATGGTGCACAAAGCTCAATTACGGCAGTCCGGAGAACCATACCTGATCCATCCACTGGAAGTGGCTTCCATCCTGTGTGACATGAAGCTCGATACGACTTCCATCGTCATCGGTTTGCTACACGATGTGGTGGAAGACAGCGCCACCACCGTAGAGCAAATAGAAAAATACTTTGGCAAAGAGATAGCCCATGTGGTCGACGGCGTAACAAAAATCAGCAAAGCCTCCTTCCGATCGAAAGAGGAACAGCAGGCGGAGAGTTTTCGCAAGATGATCCTCGCAATGGTCGACGACCTGCGCGTCATTCTTGTAAAGCTTGCAGACCGGCTCCATAACATGCGCACACTGCAATTCCTTCCACCGGAAAAGCGGAGCAGCATCGCCAGAGAAACCATGGAAATCTATGCTCCCATCGCCCATCGTCTCGGCATGTCGAAAATACGAAGCGAGCTGCAAGATCTTTCCTTGATGCATCTGGATCCTGAAAGCTACAGCAACGTTGAAACCCGCGTTGAACAAAAGAAAAAACAGGTCGAAACGTTTATCGAAGAAACGCAAAACACCCTGAAGAAGAAATTACGCGAAAACGGATTCACTGCGGACATTCATTACAGAATCAAAGGCACTTTCAGCATCCATGACAAAATGCGAAGGCAGCGCGTGGACATGGATAAGGTCTACGATTTTGTTGCGTTCCGCATCATCACTGACAACATCAAGAATTGTTATGGAATTCTTGGAATCATTCATCAGCTCTGGCGGCCGATTCCGGGCAGGTTCAAAGACTTTATTTCACTGCCAAAACCGAATCTTTATCAATCCCTTCACACAAGCGTAGTTTCGGAAAGAGGCTTTCAGTTTGAAGTTCAGATCAGGACTCAGGAAATGCACCGCATCGCGGAAGAAGGGATCGCCGCGCACTGGAAATACAAAGAAGGAAAAGTGGTTGGTGGAAAGGACGAAGAAGCCCTCAGGTGGTTACGTCATCTCGTGGAATGGCATCGTGAAGTGAGCGACAACCGTGACTTCATGAACGCCGTGCGTGTGGAGCTGTATCCGGAAGAGGTCTATGCGTTCACACCCAAAGGCGATATCAAAGAATTTCCGCGCGGCGCCACACCTCTTGATTTCGCTTATTCGATTCACACTGATGTCGGCCATCAATGCATCGGAGCAAGAGTGAATGGAAAACTTGTGACGCTACGGTACAAGCTAAAAAATGGAGACATTGTTGAGATTCTTACGCAGCCGAATCACAATCCGAGCCGCGATTGGCTTGCCATTGTTCAAACATCACGCGCGCGCAACAAGATCAAACAATGGTTGAATGCAAATGAGCGAATCAAAGCCATCGAACTGGGCAAGAAATTGCTGGAAAAACAGATTCGAAAGCACAAACTGAACGTGAGAAAGGTGTTGAAGGAAGATCAGCTCGTCTCCCTGCTTCCCGATTATGGTTGCACGAAAATCGAAGATCTCTACAGTTCGCTCGGTTACGGAAAAGTCTCCGCAAAACAGATTGTAGATCGTTTGATTCCTCAGCCTGTTACTCCGGAAGGAACTGTTGTTGCTCCGCCGCCTGAACCACCCGAGGAAGAATCGAAGATAACCGCAGCTCTCAAGAAAGCTCTCAGAATCGGAACAGATGAAGCCGTGAAAGTGCACGGCGCGCACGATCTGCTTGTTTATCTCGCCAAATGTTGCAATCCAATTCGCGGAGAACCGATCATCGGTTACATCACGCGCGGCAAAGGAATCTCCGTGCATTCCAACAAATGCCCCAATCTTGAAAAACTACTGTTTAATCCGGAAAGAAGAATCGAAGTGGAATGGAGTGGAAAAGAGGAAACTCCTCAACAGGTTAAAGTCTCTATCTGGACGGAAGATAAACCGGGTATGCTTGCAGAAATTTCCACAGCCATTGTGAATTCGAAAACGAATATTCGAACCGTGCAAGCCCAGACTTTTCCAGACAAGCATGGGCAGATTGAACTGATCCTGGAAATCGTCGATACGAAGCATCTGGACCGGGTTCTATCCTCCATACGCTCCGTCGAAGGCGTTCTTGAAGTCGAAAGGATACTGCATTAA